The following proteins come from a genomic window of Geothrix edaphica:
- a CDS encoding HAD family hydrolase: MIRAVVFDLWNTLVFSPAGSPFQRLKGLLKPEQEHLHPALMRDGMIRPYASVEAFLEAWREPAGLDPEQLEAMALAFREAGEQAECFPGAPETVAAVRDLARVALLSNTQSFGLELLDRLGISERIRLQHRSADLGALKPEAAAYEAVQRRLGLFPGNLAMVGDSWTDDVLGALAVGWTAIWVNRDAKPRPDHDPDAPLYEVRSLDRVPELIENLQLGMRCPTCLG; the protein is encoded by the coding sequence ATGATCCGAGCAGTCGTCTTCGACCTCTGGAACACGCTGGTCTTCAGCCCGGCGGGCAGCCCGTTCCAGCGCCTGAAGGGCCTGCTGAAGCCGGAGCAGGAGCATCTGCACCCGGCCCTCATGCGGGATGGCATGATCCGCCCCTACGCGTCGGTGGAGGCCTTCCTGGAAGCCTGGCGGGAGCCTGCGGGACTCGATCCGGAGCAGCTGGAGGCCATGGCCCTGGCCTTCCGGGAGGCGGGCGAGCAGGCGGAGTGCTTTCCCGGCGCGCCGGAGACCGTGGCCGCCGTGCGCGACCTGGCGCGGGTGGCGCTGCTGTCCAACACCCAGAGCTTCGGCCTGGAGCTGCTGGACCGCCTGGGCATCTCCGAGCGCATCCGCCTGCAGCACCGCAGCGCCGATCTGGGCGCCCTCAAGCCCGAAGCCGCGGCCTACGAGGCCGTGCAGCGCCGGCTGGGCCTCTTCCCCGGCAACCTGGCCATGGTGGGCGACAGCTGGACCGACGATGTGCTGGGCGCGCTCGCCGTGGGCTGGACCGCCATCTGGGTGAACCGCGATGCCAAGCCGAGACCCGACCACGACCCGGACGCCCCCCTCTACGAGGTGCGAAGCCTGGACCGTGTCCCCGAGCTCATCGAGAACCTCCAGCTGGGGATGCGCTGTCCCACCTGCCTGGGGTGA
- the panD gene encoding aspartate 1-decarboxylase: MLRHFLLGKIHRATVTRADLDYVGSITLDPLLIEAAGFMENEKIDIYDVTNGSRLSTYVIPGIPGSGEVGINGAAAHLVQKGDLVIIAAYGWMTAEEAETVAPKVVFVDERNRITERRRQERTPLCVAAFTD, translated from the coding sequence ATGCTGCGCCACTTCCTGCTCGGTAAGATCCATCGCGCCACCGTGACGAGGGCCGATCTGGACTACGTGGGGTCGATCACGCTCGATCCGTTGCTCATCGAGGCCGCCGGCTTCATGGAGAACGAGAAGATCGACATCTACGACGTGACCAACGGGTCGCGCCTGTCCACCTATGTGATCCCGGGGATTCCGGGCTCGGGCGAGGTGGGCATCAATGGGGCCGCCGCCCACCTGGTCCAGAAGGGCGACCTGGTGATCATCGCCGCCTACGGCTGGATGACCGCCGAGGAGGCCGAGACCGTGGCCCCCAAGGTGGTCTTCGTGGACGAGCGCAACCGCATCACCGAGCGCCGGCGCCAGGAGCGGACCCCCCTCTGCGTGGCGGCGTTCACGGACTGA
- a CDS encoding SLBB domain-containing protein has translation MRVPPLRHLLPLVATTALFAQLPQGLDLQALKQAASAQGVTGAADTVPTRTSALPATTVTPEESARQRSEDEKLDDEIRALKRREKGALRFGADLFQVRQRGSAATEGGIAEDYVLGTGDRLNLNVFGSATFDLPVQVDGRGEIVIPKVGTAKVGGLTLGKAKAAVQGLVSRNFSRSSVDLQVIKLREVRVFVLGEVYKPGSYLVSSLSSLVNVLGLAGGPTAVGSYRDIRVMRGGRQVAGLDLYPLRAEGLGNPNVALQNGDTLFVPLAQNQVWLEGAFQRVVSALAEPPKKGDLPSAEELALDPLKDQRDRIQREIKAIEAQLGPHAEPVLAQEDTGREGREASALHATQAPAVLSLTERANLEDRLYVLKRQLVALKEAPAGDHRVRLNPETNQPILLADADGTKPEWLRRWEQTGAAPRMQFELRADETAADALRFAGGFAPEAGPGTLTLRRLDASGVLSGQDVPLEAAARLPLQRGDVLSALPRRERTGPVVQISGWARVPGTFARTEGLKVGDLLRRDSQVLPDTYRARGEVVRTSMDGTTRFLAFDVDRALAGEPTHNVLLEDRDRVELFRLDELRLPRLVTVLGPVARPGTYRFHEGMRASDLIFRAGVPEKSADRLVAELARSKDGKPSEVIRLDLAKLLSTEAASPIALLDDTVNPRIQVDDQLSLFEKPDYKVHRAVRITGQVVRPGTYTLDSDHSRLSEVIRRAGGLTPEAMPQAGIFLRRMSTQDASLQRAAEESGLVGKDPTAKGINEILERLNETKRQPLTGQLLKNPLLHGLLSGSLNRMVVDFGGALKGDNLADVDLQDGDEIIIPRASEAAYVVGETASPFATYKVRKGMKVADLLKLAGGTTRNADTSNIRLLKADGRILDSWIDGKAVEPGDTVLVPQRFRRDSSWQENLQALTPLALILNAVK, from the coding sequence ATGCGCGTACCGCCCCTCCGCCACCTCCTGCCCCTGGTTGCCACGACAGCCCTCTTCGCCCAGCTCCCCCAGGGACTGGACCTGCAGGCCCTGAAGCAGGCGGCCTCGGCCCAGGGAGTCACCGGGGCGGCGGACACCGTGCCGACGCGAACCTCGGCCCTTCCCGCCACGACGGTCACTCCGGAGGAGAGCGCCCGCCAGCGCAGCGAGGACGAGAAGCTGGACGACGAGATCCGGGCCCTGAAGCGTCGGGAGAAGGGCGCCCTCCGGTTCGGGGCCGACCTGTTCCAGGTGCGCCAGCGCGGCTCTGCGGCCACGGAAGGGGGCATCGCCGAGGACTACGTGCTGGGCACCGGCGATCGGCTGAACCTCAACGTCTTCGGCAGCGCGACCTTCGATCTCCCGGTGCAGGTGGATGGCCGCGGCGAGATCGTGATCCCCAAAGTGGGCACCGCCAAGGTGGGCGGCCTGACGCTCGGCAAGGCCAAGGCGGCCGTGCAGGGCCTGGTGAGCCGGAACTTCTCGCGCTCCTCCGTGGATCTCCAGGTGATCAAGCTCCGCGAGGTGCGGGTCTTCGTCCTGGGCGAGGTCTACAAGCCCGGCAGCTACCTGGTGTCGAGCCTCAGCTCCCTGGTGAACGTCCTCGGCCTGGCCGGCGGCCCCACGGCCGTGGGCAGCTACCGGGACATCCGCGTGATGCGGGGCGGCCGACAGGTGGCGGGCCTGGATCTGTATCCCCTGCGGGCCGAAGGCCTGGGCAACCCCAACGTGGCCCTCCAGAACGGCGACACGCTCTTCGTGCCCCTGGCGCAGAACCAGGTATGGCTGGAGGGGGCCTTCCAGCGGGTGGTGTCGGCCCTGGCGGAACCGCCGAAGAAGGGCGACCTGCCCTCGGCGGAGGAGCTGGCTCTGGATCCACTGAAGGATCAGCGGGACCGGATCCAGCGGGAGATCAAGGCCATCGAGGCCCAGCTGGGGCCCCACGCGGAGCCGGTCCTGGCCCAGGAAGATACCGGGCGGGAGGGCCGCGAGGCTTCGGCCCTCCATGCCACCCAGGCTCCCGCGGTCCTCAGCCTGACCGAACGGGCCAACCTGGAGGACCGTCTCTATGTCCTGAAGCGGCAGCTGGTCGCTCTCAAGGAGGCGCCGGCGGGGGACCACCGGGTCCGCCTCAACCCCGAGACGAACCAGCCGATCCTGCTGGCGGATGCCGATGGGACGAAGCCCGAGTGGCTGCGTCGCTGGGAGCAGACCGGGGCAGCCCCGCGCATGCAGTTCGAGCTTCGTGCCGATGAGACCGCGGCGGACGCCCTCCGCTTCGCGGGCGGCTTCGCCCCCGAGGCGGGTCCCGGCACCCTGACCCTGCGGCGCCTGGACGCCTCCGGCGTCCTCAGTGGCCAGGACGTGCCCCTGGAGGCGGCGGCGCGGCTGCCCCTGCAGCGCGGGGATGTGCTGTCGGCCCTGCCGCGCCGGGAGCGCACCGGCCCCGTGGTCCAGATCTCCGGCTGGGCGCGGGTGCCCGGCACCTTCGCCCGCACCGAGGGGCTGAAGGTGGGCGATCTGCTGCGCCGGGATTCGCAGGTGCTGCCGGATACCTACCGGGCCCGGGGCGAGGTGGTGCGGACGTCCATGGACGGCACCACGCGGTTCCTGGCCTTCGACGTGGACCGGGCCCTGGCGGGCGAGCCCACCCACAACGTGCTCCTGGAGGACCGGGACCGCGTCGAGCTGTTCCGCCTGGATGAGCTGCGCCTGCCCCGGCTGGTCACCGTGCTGGGGCCGGTGGCCCGGCCCGGGACCTACCGCTTCCATGAAGGCATGCGGGCCTCGGACCTGATCTTCCGGGCCGGGGTGCCGGAGAAATCCGCCGACCGCCTGGTGGCGGAGCTGGCCCGCAGCAAGGACGGCAAGCCCAGCGAGGTGATCCGCCTGGACCTGGCGAAGCTGCTCTCCACGGAGGCCGCCAGCCCCATCGCCCTGCTGGATGACACCGTGAACCCCCGCATCCAGGTGGACGACCAGCTGAGCCTCTTCGAGAAACCCGACTACAAGGTGCATCGCGCCGTGCGGATCACGGGCCAGGTGGTCCGGCCCGGGACCTACACCCTGGATTCGGACCACTCGCGGCTGTCCGAGGTGATCCGGAGGGCCGGTGGGCTCACGCCGGAGGCCATGCCCCAGGCGGGCATCTTCCTGCGGCGCATGAGCACCCAGGACGCCTCCCTCCAGCGGGCCGCCGAGGAATCCGGCCTGGTGGGGAAGGACCCCACGGCCAAGGGCATCAACGAGATCCTCGAGCGCCTGAATGAGACCAAGCGCCAGCCTCTCACCGGTCAGCTGCTGAAGAACCCCCTGCTGCACGGCCTGCTGTCGGGCAGCTTGAACCGCATGGTGGTGGACTTCGGGGGCGCCCTGAAGGGGGACAACCTGGCGGATGTGGACCTGCAGGATGGGGACGAGATCATCATCCCCCGGGCTTCGGAGGCCGCGTACGTGGTGGGCGAGACCGCCAGCCCCTTCGCCACCTACAAGGTGCGGAAGGGCATGAAGGTGGCCGACCTGCTCAAGCTGGCGGGGGGCACCACGCGCAACGCCGACACCTCGAACATCCGCCTGCTCAAGGCCGACGGCCGCATCCTTGATTCCTGGATCGACGGCAAGGCCGTGGAGCCCGGCGACACGGTGCTGGTGCCCCAGCGCTTCCGCCGTGACAGCAGCTGGCAGGAGAACCTCCAGGCCCTGACGCCGCTGGCCCTGATCCTGAACGCGGTGAAGTAG
- a CDS encoding GxxExxY protein: MLDDPISEQIIGCAFKVAHTLRPGFLEKVYENALLHELRKSGLKVQAQKSVEVWYDGILVGDFIADLLVEDRILVELKACRTLSDAHVAQALNYLAATGLQTCLLLNFGSPKVEVRRLGRDRS; the protein is encoded by the coding sequence ATGCTGGATGACCCCATCTCTGAACAAATCATCGGTTGCGCCTTCAAGGTGGCACATACGCTCAGACCGGGGTTTCTGGAGAAGGTCTATGAAAATGCTCTGCTCCACGAACTTCGGAAATCTGGCCTGAAGGTGCAGGCCCAAAAAAGCGTTGAAGTCTGGTACGACGGGATCCTGGTAGGGGATTTCATCGCCGATCTTCTTGTGGAAGACCGAATCCTCGTGGAGTTGAAAGCCTGCCGGACTTTGAGCGATGCCCACGTAGCCCAGGCGTTGAACTATCTCGCGGCGACTGGGCTGCAGACCTGCCTGCTCTTGAACTTCGGGTCACCCAAGGTCGAAGTGAGGCGGCTGGGCCGGGATCGAAGCTGA
- a CDS encoding Rne/Rng family ribonuclease produces the protein MEVRKSLVVNSTPLETRIALLENGQLCELFLERTMNKSQVGDVYKGRVAKLLPGMQSAFVGIGGAKDGFLYLDDPVAQRLGTDLSAEEEGEEAAEDLPPPPPPLPPLKEGEETLVQVVKDPIGSKGPRLSRHLSFPGRFLVFMPGIDHIGISRKITDPEERERLRELIRSHAQPGEGFIVRTAAIGEKDEDLVGDVAFLRQAWQEIQAKAETVPAPGLVWHDLRLLQKVLRDIFREEVSSFWVDDPDAYREVLAFVEKLHPEWANRVKHFTSDLPIFEAFGIEVEIEAARQPKVFLKHGGSIVLNQTEALVSVDVNTGKFVGKKDLEETVYLTNLEAIPEIVRQLRLRNLGGIVVIDFIDMVDSAHRDEVLARLQEELKRDRNHARAGGISEFGLVELTRKRTGPSLERQLTQPCPACNGTGRHPSPETSLLKAYRELVRQGERLSGADVRLTLHPDLSGALHQEAREGLMQLARLLGARVQWIERQDAPRHAVVMDVQLSGQNSATA, from the coding sequence ATGGAAGTCCGCAAGTCCCTGGTGGTCAATTCGACCCCCCTGGAGACGCGCATCGCCCTGCTTGAGAACGGCCAGCTCTGCGAGCTGTTCCTCGAGCGGACGATGAACAAGAGCCAGGTGGGGGATGTGTACAAGGGCCGGGTGGCCAAGCTGCTTCCCGGCATGCAGAGCGCCTTCGTGGGCATCGGAGGCGCCAAGGACGGCTTCCTCTACCTGGACGATCCCGTGGCCCAGCGCCTGGGGACCGACCTGTCCGCCGAAGAGGAGGGCGAGGAGGCCGCCGAGGACCTGCCGCCCCCACCGCCGCCCCTGCCCCCCCTCAAGGAGGGTGAGGAGACCCTGGTGCAGGTGGTGAAGGACCCCATCGGCTCCAAGGGGCCGCGGCTCTCGCGCCACCTGAGCTTCCCCGGCCGTTTCCTGGTCTTCATGCCGGGCATCGACCACATCGGCATCTCCCGCAAGATCACCGATCCCGAGGAGCGCGAGCGCCTGCGCGAGCTCATCCGCAGCCATGCCCAGCCGGGCGAGGGCTTCATCGTCCGCACCGCCGCCATCGGCGAGAAGGACGAGGACCTGGTGGGCGACGTGGCCTTCCTCCGCCAGGCCTGGCAGGAGATCCAGGCCAAGGCCGAGACCGTGCCCGCGCCGGGCCTGGTCTGGCACGACCTGCGCCTGCTCCAGAAGGTGCTGCGCGACATCTTCCGCGAGGAGGTCTCCAGCTTCTGGGTGGACGATCCCGACGCCTACCGGGAGGTGCTGGCCTTCGTGGAGAAGCTGCATCCCGAGTGGGCCAACCGGGTGAAGCACTTCACCTCGGACCTGCCCATCTTCGAGGCCTTCGGCATCGAGGTGGAGATCGAGGCGGCGCGCCAGCCCAAGGTCTTCCTCAAGCACGGCGGCTCCATCGTGCTGAACCAGACCGAAGCCCTGGTCAGCGTGGACGTGAACACCGGCAAGTTCGTGGGGAAGAAGGATCTGGAGGAGACGGTCTACCTCACCAACCTGGAGGCCATCCCCGAGATCGTGCGGCAGCTGCGCCTGCGCAACCTGGGCGGCATCGTGGTCATCGACTTCATCGACATGGTGGATTCGGCCCACCGGGACGAAGTGCTGGCGCGGCTCCAGGAGGAGCTGAAGCGGGACCGCAACCACGCCCGGGCCGGCGGCATCTCCGAGTTCGGCCTGGTGGAGCTCACCCGCAAGCGCACGGGCCCCTCGCTGGAACGCCAGCTCACCCAGCCCTGCCCCGCCTGCAACGGCACGGGCCGCCACCCGAGCCCGGAGACGTCGCTGCTGAAGGCCTACCGCGAGCTGGTGCGCCAGGGCGAGCGGCTGAGCGGCGCCGACGTGCGCCTGACCCTGCATCCCGACCTGTCCGGCGCCCTGCACCAGGAAGCCCGGGAAGGCCTCATGCAGCTGGCCCGCCTCCTCGGCGCCCGCGTCCAGTGGATCGAGCGCCAGGATGCCCCGCGGCATGCCGTGGTGATGGATGTGCAGCTCTCCGGCCAGAACAGCGCCACCGCCTGA
- a CDS encoding LEA type 2 family protein, which produces MRFKQWISRVLSGAQDASRLLRISGASAAILLLAGCDAINPALQYQEAARQLRFSLDRVEPQLELAFPLEQSRLRLRLDVGVDNPTDQRLRTRRVRGDLRLAAQGGDHPLGAIGFPEGMDLAPRGRSTLHTEVVLSYADLKSAWGPLTAAASRREPATWSLNGEARFEVMGIEFGVPFRTSKASGR; this is translated from the coding sequence ATGCGATTCAAGCAATGGATCTCAAGGGTTTTGAGTGGTGCGCAGGATGCCTCCAGGCTCCTTCGCATTTCTGGTGCCTCTGCGGCGATTCTGCTCCTGGCCGGCTGCGATGCCATCAATCCCGCCCTGCAGTACCAGGAGGCGGCCCGCCAGCTGCGCTTCTCGCTGGACCGTGTGGAACCCCAGCTGGAGTTGGCCTTCCCGCTGGAACAGTCGCGCCTGCGCCTGCGCCTGGATGTGGGCGTGGACAATCCCACGGACCAGCGCCTGCGCACCCGCCGCGTGCGCGGGGACCTGCGCCTGGCCGCGCAGGGCGGGGACCACCCCCTCGGAGCCATCGGCTTCCCGGAGGGCATGGATCTGGCGCCGAGGGGCCGCAGCACCCTGCACACCGAAGTGGTGCTGAGCTACGCCGACCTGAAGAGCGCCTGGGGACCCCTCACCGCCGCCGCCTCCCGCCGCGAACCCGCCACCTGGAGTCTCAACGGCGAGGCCCGCTTCGAGGTCATGGGCATCGAGTTCGGCGTGCCCTTCCGCACCTCGAAGGCCTCCGGGCGATGA
- the queD gene encoding 6-carboxytetrahydropterin synthase QueD — MILRKEYWFEAAHFIYNHPGKCRNLHGHSYKLFVLLEGTVNPETGMIIDFDDLSKVVVEQVISKLDHRFLNDLIPLSTAENISVWIWEQLKPALPQLCQIEVYETSDNCVIYRGA; from the coding sequence ATGATCCTGCGCAAAGAATACTGGTTCGAAGCCGCCCATTTCATCTACAACCACCCGGGCAAGTGCCGCAACCTGCACGGCCACAGCTACAAGCTGTTCGTGCTGCTGGAGGGCACGGTGAACCCGGAGACGGGCATGATCATCGACTTCGACGACCTCTCGAAGGTGGTGGTGGAGCAGGTGATCTCGAAGCTCGACCACCGCTTCCTCAACGACCTGATCCCCCTGTCCACGGCCGAGAACATCTCCGTGTGGATCTGGGAGCAGCTCAAGCCCGCACTGCCCCAGCTCTGCCAGATCGAAGTGTACGAGACCAGCGACAATTGCGTGATCTACCGCGGAGCGTGA